From the Streptomyces nigrescens genome, one window contains:
- a CDS encoding arsenate reductase family protein, translated as MEIWLNPACSKCRSAVEILDEEGARYTVRKYLEDPPSADDLRDVLTRLGLEPWDITRTQEAEAKELGLGGWERTDAARERWIAALAAHPRLIQRPIITADDGSALVGRSEEAVREAVARTGGETS; from the coding sequence ATGGAGATCTGGCTCAATCCCGCGTGTTCCAAGTGCCGTTCCGCCGTGGAGATCCTCGACGAGGAAGGCGCCCGGTACACCGTGCGCAAGTACCTGGAGGACCCGCCGAGCGCCGACGACCTGCGGGACGTGCTGACGCGGCTGGGCCTGGAGCCCTGGGATATCACCCGGACCCAGGAGGCCGAGGCCAAGGAGCTGGGCCTCGGGGGCTGGGAGCGCACCGACGCCGCGCGTGAGCGGTGGATCGCGGCGCTGGCGGCGCACCCCCGGCTGATCCAGCGGCCGATCATCACCGCGGACGACGGCTCGGCGCTGGTGGGACGCAGCGAGGAAGCCGTACGCGAGGCAGTGGCGCGGACCGGGGGCGAGACCTCGTAG
- a CDS encoding acyltransferase family protein, with protein sequence MPPARKAAGTDRTGPTAQPSGAAEGAAAPAPKTGGRNPFFDNAKYLAIVLVAMGHAWEPLTDGSRAAEAFYMTVYTFHMPAFIIISGYFSRSFDMRKDRLQRLVTGVAVPYVLFETAYAFFKRWADDDPGHPISLLDPWFLTWFLVALFIWRLTTPLWQVVRWPIPLAVAIAVLASVSPDIGDDLDLQRVLQFLPFFVLGLMLRPEHFKLVQRRAVRIASLPIFAAALVMAYWAAPRMSSAWFYHRDSAQELGTTWWVGAVMTPALFGCSIVLVACFFAWVPTRQTWFTVLGAGTLYGYLLHGFLAKGSRFWGWFDDYAWLHTPLGEIAVTLLAGGIVTALCTPPVRRVFRFAMEPTMAWAFRKDPADTARARVSA encoded by the coding sequence ATGCCCCCTGCCCGGAAGGCGGCGGGTACGGACCGGACCGGGCCCACGGCTCAGCCGTCCGGCGCCGCGGAGGGCGCGGCGGCGCCCGCGCCGAAGACCGGTGGCCGTAACCCGTTCTTCGACAATGCGAAGTACCTGGCCATCGTGCTGGTGGCGATGGGGCACGCATGGGAGCCGCTGACCGACGGCAGCCGGGCGGCCGAGGCGTTCTACATGACCGTCTACACCTTCCACATGCCGGCCTTCATCATCATTTCCGGTTACTTCTCGCGCAGCTTCGACATGCGCAAGGACCGGCTGCAGCGGCTGGTCACCGGGGTCGCGGTCCCCTACGTCCTCTTCGAGACCGCCTATGCGTTCTTCAAGCGCTGGGCGGACGACGATCCCGGGCACCCCATCAGCCTGCTCGACCCGTGGTTCCTGACGTGGTTCCTGGTGGCCCTGTTCATCTGGCGGCTGACCACCCCGCTGTGGCAGGTCGTGCGCTGGCCGATTCCGCTCGCGGTGGCCATCGCCGTACTCGCCTCCGTCTCACCGGACATCGGGGACGATCTGGACCTCCAGCGGGTGCTGCAGTTCCTGCCGTTCTTCGTCCTGGGGCTGATGCTGCGGCCGGAGCACTTCAAGCTGGTGCAGCGGCGGGCGGTGCGGATCGCGTCGCTGCCGATCTTCGCCGCGGCGCTGGTGATGGCCTACTGGGCGGCGCCCAGGATGTCCTCGGCGTGGTTCTACCACCGGGACAGCGCCCAGGAATTGGGCACCACCTGGTGGGTCGGCGCGGTGATGACCCCGGCGCTCTTCGGCTGCTCGATCGTGCTGGTGGCCTGCTTCTTCGCCTGGGTGCCGACGCGGCAGACATGGTTCACGGTGCTGGGCGCGGGGACGCTCTACGGCTATCTGCTGCACGGCTTCCTGGCCAAGGGCTCGCGGTTCTGGGGCTGGTTCGACGACTACGCCTGGCTGCACACCCCGCTCGGTGAGATCGCGGTCACCTTGCTCGCGGGCGGCATCGTGACGGCGCTGTGCACCCCGCCGGTCCGCAGGGTGTTCCGCTTCGCCATGGAGCCGACGATGGCCTGGGCGTTCCGCAAGGACCCGGCCGATACGGCGCGGGCGCGCGTCAGCGCCTGA